TCAACCACCCAACTGTCACTACTTTTCACATAATAAGCAAATGAACGCGCATTAAGTGGAATAGAAACGGTTTTGCTTGCACCAGCCTCTAAGTAGATCTTGCTAAAACCTTTCAGCTCATGCTCTGGGCGCTCAACACTCGCGCTTAATGGAGCGATATACAGTTGAGGTACCGCATACCCAGCCTTACCGCCAGTATTGGTTACGGTAAAGTTGGCATACATAACATCGTCTCCGGTGACTTTGCTGGTAGAAAGTGACATATCAGAGAAGATAAAATCAGTATATGACAAACCAAATCCGAACGGATACAGTGGCTTATGGCTAGATACTTCATAACCACGGTAACCAAAGAACAGCCCTTCAGAATAGGTCATACTGGTTTTCGCATCATCGCCCACGTATTCGTCAGGGTCAGAATACGATGCATAACTTGGGTTAAATTTGACTCGTTTATCGAGTGTAATTGGCAGTTTACCCGATGGGTTTACGTCACCATATAGGATTTCAGCCAACGCTTGACCACCGTATTGACCACTGTACCAAGCGTGCAAGATACCCGGAGCGGTGTTTGCCCATGGCATCATATTCATCGCCCCACCACCATGCATCACAACAATAGTATTTGGATTAGTGGCGATCACTTTTTTCAGCATTACTTTTTCTTGATCTGGAAGATCAAAGCTTGGGTCAAAACCTTCTCCTTCATACTCGTAGTTACGACCAACAACTGCAACAACGGCATCGTAATCAGCAAGATCAGTCGGCGGAACCAATGATGCCCAGCTAAACTGAATTCCGTTTAAACCACCAAGGTTAGATTGGAAATATTGCTCACGGCTGTATTCCAGACGGAATGAATAGAGGCTTCCCGCTTCCAACTTAGGTGTTTTCACCGTTACAGGTACTGCGTTAGGTACATCCGATGCGCGTGGCTCACCGTCGCTTTCCATCAACAAATCACCATTCATGTACAACTTGAATGGGCCATCTGCACGCACTTTAAAGACGTGCACACCGTCGACGGTTGGACGTAATTTACCAGTCAAACGTACAGAAAACGCACCTTGTGTTGGCGACACATCGCTTATTTCACGAACACCATCTTGTGCATCACTTGGAATGGAACTGCAATCTAGGCCTGTATCGTTATCACTGTCATCATCGGTACATGGGTTAACCACTTCGTTGGTCATCGTTGTCCAATCAAAGTTAATGCCAAGTTCTTTACGCGTTAATACAGGTTCGCCTGATAAGTCAGTATTATCGAAGTACTCCGCAGTTACACCCACTTCACATGTATCATCTTCGCTAGTGCAATCTGGTTGAACATATAGCGCTGTGCTTGGCGTTAACGACATGCTCTTAATAAAGGTAACATTATTAGCGTTAGTGTTTAGTTGTTGTAAACCTGCAAGCTCCGTCACATAGTTATCGTCGGGATCGGAGTTAGCCGTTCCGTATGGAGAAGTTGGTGCTTGCTGTGCAAAGTCACCAATTACGGCAACCTTAGCTGATTTGCTCAACGGCAAAATTTTACCATTGTTGCCCGACTCGTTTTTCAGTAACACAATCCCTTCTCGAGCCGCATCAAGCGAAGCTTCCTGACCATACTCTGGATAATCTAATGTATGAGCAGAATACGTTGCTTCATCAAAACCATAACGAACCAATGCACGTAAATTACGTTTCACTTTATCGTCAATCACGTTTTGTGTCAGTGCACCACTTTCTACGTACGGCTGTAATGTTGACTCGGTAAATTTCAAGCCTGATGGCATATCCAAGTCAGTACCAGCCCACGCGCCTTCAAAACCATGTTGAATAGAGTTAAAGTCTGACAGAACAAAACCTTGATAACCCCACTCACCTTTCAAAATATCGGTTATGATGTGGTGGTTTTCACAAGCGTATTCACCATTGATTTTGTTAAAACCACACATGATGGATGCGATATCCGCGTTTTTCACTAGGGATTCAAATGGCACCAAATACATTTCACGTAAGGTGCGTTCGTCTACATTCACATCTAGATAATGGCGATTAGCTTCTTGCTCATTGGCGATTAGGTGCTTAGCACCCGCTTGAACACCTTGCACCTGAATACCATTAGTAATCGCTGGAGCCATCACAGCGCATAAAAAGGGGTCTTCACCACAGATCGACTCTGCAGTGCGTCCATTAAAAGGGGTACGGTATAAATTCACCACCGGAGACAATACTTGTTCACCACCAGCACTACGTGTTTCGTAGGCTAGCGCCATACCCAGTTGTTTGGCACGATTAATGTCCCAAGTTGCAGCTAAAAGGGTTTGAGAAGGGTAACTTGCGCCGAAAATAGTACGATTGACATACACCCCCATGGAAGAGTCGTAAGCCACCGTTCCATCAATCCCAAATCGCGAATTGGTTGGGATCATGTGCCCATCATCAACACGAATAAAACTGTATTTTTCGGATTGAGACATGTTATCCGCAATTGCACTGACTCGTGCTTCGACTTCTGCCCATGTTTTTCCATTGTAATCAGCTTGTGCGCCCATTGGTGCAACCAAAATTGCTAATGAGACTAGCGATCCTACCTTGCTTAATTTCATCGTCTTACTCATCACTCTTATTTGGTTTTAACGCTCAGGGAGTCGTCGTGTTTTGGTGAAACCTGCAACAGTTGCTGCTGTTTTGTATTGTTCTTCTCCACGTAGTCACTGGCGTACGTAATATTATCTTTTTTCTGTTCGTACTCCGCTCGTGCTTGTGCGTCACTGTTGTTTTGAGTGCTTTGCGCGAATGCGGCTAAAGGCGAGGTAACCATTATTGCGATACCTAAAAGACTCCACTGCTTTTGAAAACTCATCACCATCTCTCCTTACTGGATGCTGCTGTCATGAATTGATTCGATTTAAATTAAACCAAACCGTACGGTTATATTAACCATGGCGAAATACGGTAAACAAGATGGAACTTCTTTAAGGGGTAAGCTGTCAAATAGTACCTAAAGTCTCATGTCATCCCAATGAAATAAAGACTATTAAAACTTAATAAATCAATTAGTTATGTATTTTTGTTCGTATAAAACCAAAATAAGTATGCGTACAACGTGCCAATTAAATGAGTATTATATCGACAAAGGGTGACATTTATTGCACCCACCTAACACTCAGCTGACAGAAAAATTTCATAGATAAATCAGATTGTTGGAATATAGATCTAAAAAAACCTCTTCGTAATGAAGAGGTTTTTGGGGTGTTTCGGTCGCTAACTAACTGTTCTTATACCCATTAGGCAGATTCTGATAAGCAGCCCCTCTTTACCAAAGGATGGCAAAGAAGAGCCCCATGGATAGATTTATGCGAGTCTGCGTTCAGCATTTGCCTAAATGACTTACATTTAGGAATAGTGCGTTAGTAATGAGCGTTATTCCGCATTACCAAAGTCAGGCATACCATCTTTCCAAGTAAAGGACTTCATCCTTGTATGGCGATTAGGGTCCCACAAAGGGTCGCCTTCAATTTCGGTATAATCCCGCGCATGGTAAACCAACACATCATTACCCTGCTCATCCTTGGTAAAACTGCTGTGACCCGGACCATAGACCTTGGCTGGCCAGTTGGTTCGAAATACGGGCACTGGTGATTTATGCCAATTGTCTGCCACCAAAAGATCACTACTTTCATCCGCCCAAAGCATTCCCATGCAATAGTTTTCATCCGTTGCACTGGCGGAATATGTTAACCACACCTTACCGTGACTCTGTAACAAGTACGGTCCTTCATTGACCATAAACCCGCGGGTTTCCCACTCAAATTCCGGAACCGTTAGTAACGTACCAGGCAATTTAAGCTGTGTTGGTGTCGCCATTTCAGCAATATAAAGATTGGAATTTCCCGCAATCTTCGGATCTTTTTGCGCCCAGATGTAATAGTCTTTCTCCTGATGATGAAACACTGTCGCATCAAGGCAAAAAGCATCAATACCTGAATCCACCTGACCAGCAAATGTCCATTCTGGTGTCATCGGGTCAGAACTTAAGTTTTCTATGGCATACATCCGATGTTGGAATAGGTCATCCTTAATTTCACGACTTGGCGCTGCTGCGAAATAAATCATCCAGCGACCTTGCACTAGGTGAATTTCCGGAGCCCAAATCAGTTCAGAATAAGGGCCCTCATCGGGTTTCTGCCACGCGGTAATGATCGATTCTGGATCAGCCAGACCTGTCAAAGTCTTGGCACGACGCAGCTCAATACGGTCATATTCCGGTACTGACGCGGTAAAGTAGTAGTAACCATCATCATGCAGATACACCTGCGGATCGGCACGTTGAGATATGATCGGATTGTTAAACTTCATTGCGCTTTCCTTTTATTTCAATACAGCATGAGAGTGAGTTGGATCCAACTCTGGGCTAGCCTCTGCTGTTTCATCCGGCATGTTTTCCATCATTTTGTGATAGTAAGCATCGGTCACTTTGTATTTAAACATCAGCCCACCCATTAAGAAATGGAACACCCCAGGGATAATCGTCAGCATTAAAGCAATACCCGTCAACGCCATGGAGCTTTGTTCTTGGTTTGGTACGTAATCAAAGAAAGTCAGCAACCAACCAACAATCGCACCGGCGATCCCCATCCCAAATTTTTGCGCAAAAGAGATCCCCCCAAAGGCAAGTCCAGAGACACGTTCACGCGAGCGGTACTGTCCATAATCCACTGCTTCTGCAATCGCAGACCAGAAAACGGGGGCATGAAGATCCACCACGAAACAGATGAGGAAGTAAAAAACAAACGCGAGTACAACATCATCACGCCCTACGACCAAATACATCAAAGCACTCAACACCATGACCAATATTTGGCTATAACGGAACAGTTTTACTTTACAAAAACGTTTTGTAATCCAAGTGGATGCAACCATAGCCAAAATAGCCGCTGTCACACCAGTAGCAAGAAACGCGGAAATCATGCCAGCGTCACCACCGAGATAATATTTAGCGTAGTAAGCACCAACAGAACCTCGAATAACATAACCCACCGTACCGGTAATACACACTAAAAAGAGAACTACCCACTGGTCGTTTTTAAATAGCATTCCCATTTGATGTAAAATTGGGGCTTTTTCTACTTGGTGCTCTAACCGTTCTTTGGTGGTAAAGAAACAGAACAGGAATAATAGAGTCCCCATTAATCCCATTAATCCCATTGCGTATT
This genomic window from Vibrio tritonius contains:
- a CDS encoding beta-glucosidase: MKLSKVGSLVSLAILVAPMGAQADYNGKTWAEVEARVSAIADNMSQSEKYSFIRVDDGHMIPTNSRFGIDGTVAYDSSMGVYVNRTIFGASYPSQTLLAATWDINRAKQLGMALAYETRSAGGEQVLSPVVNLYRTPFNGRTAESICGEDPFLCAVMAPAITNGIQVQGVQAGAKHLIANEQEANRHYLDVNVDERTLREMYLVPFESLVKNADIASIMCGFNKINGEYACENHHIITDILKGEWGYQGFVLSDFNSIQHGFEGAWAGTDLDMPSGLKFTESTLQPYVESGALTQNVIDDKVKRNLRALVRYGFDEATYSAHTLDYPEYGQEASLDAAREGIVLLKNESGNNGKILPLSKSAKVAVIGDFAQQAPTSPYGTANSDPDDNYVTELAGLQQLNTNANNVTFIKSMSLTPSTALYVQPDCTSEDDTCEVGVTAEYFDNTDLSGEPVLTRKELGINFDWTTMTNEVVNPCTDDDSDNDTGLDCSSIPSDAQDGVREISDVSPTQGAFSVRLTGKLRPTVDGVHVFKVRADGPFKLYMNGDLLMESDGEPRASDVPNAVPVTVKTPKLEAGSLYSFRLEYSREQYFQSNLGGLNGIQFSWASLVPPTDLADYDAVVAVVGRNYEYEGEGFDPSFDLPDQEKVMLKKVIATNPNTIVVMHGGGAMNMMPWANTAPGILHAWYSGQYGGQALAEILYGDVNPSGKLPITLDKRVKFNPSYASYSDPDEYVGDDAKTSMTYSEGLFFGYRGYEVSSHKPLYPFGFGLSYTDFIFSDMSLSTSKVTGDDVMYANFTVTNTGGKAGYAVPQLYIAPLSASVERPEHELKGFSKIYLEAGASKTVSIPLNARSFAYYVKSSDSWVVEPGTYRIEVGDSSDNILLSNTMKADDTITLTTQDSNPLPGPLQLSVQVDKSEAYAY
- a CDS encoding glycoside hydrolase family 43 protein, yielding MKFNNPIISQRADPQVYLHDDGYYYFTASVPEYDRIELRRAKTLTGLADPESIITAWQKPDEGPYSELIWAPEIHLVQGRWMIYFAAAPSREIKDDLFQHRMYAIENLSSDPMTPEWTFAGQVDSGIDAFCLDATVFHHQEKDYYIWAQKDPKIAGNSNLYIAEMATPTQLKLPGTLLTVPEFEWETRGFMVNEGPYLLQSHGKVWLTYSASATDENYCMGMLWADESSDLLVADNWHKSPVPVFRTNWPAKVYGPGHSSFTKDEQGNDVLVYHARDYTEIEGDPLWDPNRHTRMKSFTWKDGMPDFGNAE
- a CDS encoding MFS transporter, coding for MYKYKLSVLEKVGFGSGDMAVNVVISSMMLIITFFYTDIFGIHAQDLAMLFIVVRLIDAITDPLMGLITDKVNTRWGRYRPYMLFISIPFGLSVFLTFSTPDLGYNEKLAYAYATYILVTIMFTAVTIPYISLISVLTDDPQERLSANGYRLFFAKIAAFLVTIIVPQLAASWGEGGVQAGYKYAMGLMGLMGTLLFLFCFFTTKERLEHQVEKAPILHQMGMLFKNDQWVVLFLVCITGTVGYVIRGSVGAYYAKYYLGGDAGMISAFLATGVTAAILAMVASTWITKRFCKVKLFRYSQILVMVLSALMYLVVGRDDVVLAFVFYFLICFVVDLHAPVFWSAIAEAVDYGQYRSRERVSGLAFGGISFAQKFGMGIAGAIVGWLLTFFDYVPNQEQSSMALTGIALMLTIIPGVFHFLMGGLMFKYKVTDAYYHKMMENMPDETAEASPELDPTHSHAVLK